One window of the Esox lucius isolate fEsoLuc1 chromosome 8, fEsoLuc1.pri, whole genome shotgun sequence genome contains the following:
- the LOC105011544 gene encoding elongation factor 2 isoform X1, with protein MVNFTVDQIRAIMDKKSNIRNMSVIAHVDHGKSTLTDSLVSKAGIIAGSRAGETRFTDTRKDEQERCITIKSTAISMYYELSENDLAFIKQCKDGSGFLINLIDSPGHVDFSSEVTAALRVTDGALVVVDCVSGVCVQTETVLRQAIAERIKPVLMMNKMDRALLELQLEPEDLFQTFQRIVENVNVIIATYGEDEGGPMGHIMIDPVIGTVGFGSGLHGWAFTLKQFAEMYVMKFAAKGDAQLGPAERCKKVEDMMKKLWGDRFFDPATGKFSKSATAPDGKKIPRTFSQLVLDPIFKVFDAIMNFKKEETAKLIEKLDIKLDAEDREKEGKPLLKAVMRRWLPAGEALLQMITIHLPSPVTAQKYRCELLYEGPGDDEAAMGIKNCDPKAPLMMYISKMVPTTDKGRFYAFGRVFSGCVSSGQKVRIMGPNFTPGKKDDLYLKPIQRTILMMGRYIEPIEDVPCGNIVGLVGVDQFLVKTGTITTFEQAHNMRVMKFSVSPVVRVAVEAKNPADLPKLVEGLKRLAKSDPMVQCIIEESGEHIIAGAGELHLEICLKDLEEDHACIPLKKSDPVVSYRETVSEESDQMCLSKSPNKHNRLYMKARPFPDGLAEDIEKGDVTARQEMKVRARFLADKYEWDVAEARKIWCFGPDGTGPNLLMDVTKGVQYLNEIKDSVVAGFQWATKEGALCEENMRAIRFDVHDVTLHTDAIHRGGGQIIPTARRVLYACQLTAQPRLMEPVYLVEIQCPEQVVGGIYGVLNRKRGHVFEESQVMGTPMFVVKAYLPVNESFGFTADLRSNTGGQAFPQCVFDHWQILQGDPHDASSKIAQIVAETRKRKGLKEGIPALDNYLDKL; from the exons GTGAACTTTACCGTAGACCAAATCCGTGCCATCATGGACAAAAAGTCCAACATCCGTAACATGTCTGTGATCGCGCACGTCGACCATGGTAAGTCCACTCTGACAGACTCGCTGGTGTCAAAGGCTGGTATCATCGCAGGATCCCGTGCCGGAGAGACCCGCTTCACTGACACAAGAAAAGATGAGCAGGAGCGCTGCATTACCATCAAGTCAAC cGCCATTTCCATGTACTACGAGCTCTCAGAGAATGACTTGGCCTTCATCAAGCAGTGCAAAGATGGTTCTGGATTTCTCATCAACCTGATTGACTCACCTGGCCATGTTGACTTCTCTTCTGAGGTCACAGCTGCTCTCCGTGTAACTGATGGAGCCCTGGTCGTTGTGGACTGCGTGTCGG gtgtgtgtgtgcagacgGAGACTGTGCTCAGGCAGGCCATCGCTGAGCGCATCAAGCCGGTGCTGATGATGAACAAAATGGACCGGGCCCTTCTGGAGCTGCAGCTGGAGCCTGAGGATCTGTTCCAGACCTTCCAGCGCATCGTGGAGAACGTCAACGTCATCATCGCCACCTACGGAGAGGACGAGGGAGGACCCATGGGCCATATCATG ATTGACCCAGTTATTGGAACTGTTGGCTTTGGGTCTGGGCTCCATGGATGGGCCTTCACTCTGAAGCAGTTTGCTGAGATGTATGTGATGAAGTTCGCAGCCAAGGGGGATGCACAATTGGGTCCTGCTGAGCGATGCAAGAAGGTGGAGGACATGATGAAGAAGCTGTGGGGTGATCG GTTCTTTGACCCAGCCACTGGCAAGTTCAGCAAGTCTGCCACTGCCCCTGATGGAAAGAAAATCCCCCGTACCTTTTCTCAGCTTGTCTTGGACCCCATCTTTAAG GTGTTTGACGCCATCATGAACTTCAAGAAAGAGGAGACGGCCAAGTTGATTGAGAAGCTGGACATAAAGCTGGATGCGGAGGACCGGGAGAAGGAGGGCAAGCCCCTGCTGAAGGCTGTGATGCGTCGCTGGCTGCCTGCTGGAGAGGCCCTGCTTCAGATGATCACCATCCACCTGCCCTCCCCTGTCACCGCCCAGAAGTACCGCTGTGAGCTGCTCTATGAGGGACCTGGTGATGATGAAGCTGCCATGG GTATCAAGAACTGTGACCCCAAGGCTCCCTTGATGATGTACATCTCCAAGATGGTGCCCACCACCGATAAGGGTCGCTTCTACGCCTTTGGCCGTGTGTTTTCTGGCTGCGTTTCCTCTGGCCAGAAGGTGCGCATTATGGGACCAAACTTCACCCCTGGAAAGAAGGATGACCTCTACCTTAAACCAATTCAGAG GACCATTCTGATGATGGGGCGTTACATTGAGCCTATTGAGGACGTGCCATGTGGGAACATAGTTGGTCTGGTTGGAGTGGACCAGTTCCTGGTGAAGACCGGGACCATCACTACCTTCGAGCAGGCCCACAACATGAGGGTGATGAAGTTCAGCGTCAGCCCTGTGGTGAGAGTGGCGGTGGAGGCCAAGAACCCGGCTGACCTACCCAAGCTGGTGGAGGGCCTGAAGCGCCTGGCCAAGTCTGATCCCATGGTGCAGTGCATCATCGAGGAGTCCGGAGAGCACATCATCGCCGGGGCTGGAGAGCTGCATCTGGAGATCTGCCTCAAGGATCTGGAGGAGGATCACGCCTGCATTCCATTGAAG AAATCTGACCCAGTGGTGTCCTACAGGGAGACTGTGTCTGAGGAGTCTGACCAGATGTGCCTGTCCAAGTCTCCCAACAAGCACAACCGTCTGTACATGAAGGCCCGGCCCTTCCCAGACGGCCTTGCCGAGGATATTGAGAAGGGTGACGTCACCGCCCGACAGGAAATGAAGGTCCGTGCTCGTTTCCTGGCCGACAAGTACGAGTGGGATGTGGCTGAGGCTCGTAAGATCTGGTGCTTCGGCCCAGACGGTACCGGGCCCAACCTGCTGATGGACGTGACCAAAGGAGTCCAGTACCTGAACGAGATCAAGGACAGCGTGGTGGCTGGCTTCCAGTGGGCCACCAAGGAG GGAGCCCTGTGTGAGGAGAACATGCGTGCCATCCGCTTTGACGTCCATGACGTGACACTCCACACAGATGCCATCCACCGTGGTGGTGGTCAGATCATTCCAACTGCCCGGAGAGTGCTGTACGCCTGCCAGCTGACGGCCCAGCCCAGACTCATGGAGCCGGTCTACTTGGTGGAGATACAG TGTCCTGAGCAGGTGGTGGGAGGCATCTACGGTGTGCTGAACAGGAAGCGTGGTCATGTGTTTGAGGAGTCTCAGGTCATGGGAACCCCTATGTTTGTTGTCAAGGCCTACCTGCCTGTCAACGAGTCGTTCG GTTTCACTGCTGACCTGCGCTCCAACACTGGTGGCCAGGCCTTCCCccagtgtgtgtttgaccaCTGGCAGATCCTCCAGGGAGATCCTCATGATGCTTCCTCCAAGATCGCCCAGATTGTGGCTGAGACGCGTAAACGCAAGGGGCTTAAGGAGGGCATTCCTGCGCTGGATAACTATCTGGACAAATTGTAG
- the LOC105011544 gene encoding elongation factor 2 isoform X2, producing the protein MDKKSNIRNMSVIAHVDHGKSTLTDSLVSKAGIIAGSRAGETRFTDTRKDEQERCITIKSTAISMYYELSENDLAFIKQCKDGSGFLINLIDSPGHVDFSSEVTAALRVTDGALVVVDCVSGVCVQTETVLRQAIAERIKPVLMMNKMDRALLELQLEPEDLFQTFQRIVENVNVIIATYGEDEGGPMGHIMIDPVIGTVGFGSGLHGWAFTLKQFAEMYVMKFAAKGDAQLGPAERCKKVEDMMKKLWGDRFFDPATGKFSKSATAPDGKKIPRTFSQLVLDPIFKVFDAIMNFKKEETAKLIEKLDIKLDAEDREKEGKPLLKAVMRRWLPAGEALLQMITIHLPSPVTAQKYRCELLYEGPGDDEAAMGIKNCDPKAPLMMYISKMVPTTDKGRFYAFGRVFSGCVSSGQKVRIMGPNFTPGKKDDLYLKPIQRTILMMGRYIEPIEDVPCGNIVGLVGVDQFLVKTGTITTFEQAHNMRVMKFSVSPVVRVAVEAKNPADLPKLVEGLKRLAKSDPMVQCIIEESGEHIIAGAGELHLEICLKDLEEDHACIPLKKSDPVVSYRETVSEESDQMCLSKSPNKHNRLYMKARPFPDGLAEDIEKGDVTARQEMKVRARFLADKYEWDVAEARKIWCFGPDGTGPNLLMDVTKGVQYLNEIKDSVVAGFQWATKEGALCEENMRAIRFDVHDVTLHTDAIHRGGGQIIPTARRVLYACQLTAQPRLMEPVYLVEIQCPEQVVGGIYGVLNRKRGHVFEESQVMGTPMFVVKAYLPVNESFGFTADLRSNTGGQAFPQCVFDHWQILQGDPHDASSKIAQIVAETRKRKGLKEGIPALDNYLDKL; encoded by the exons ATGGACAAAAAGTCCAACATCCGTAACATGTCTGTGATCGCGCACGTCGACCATGGTAAGTCCACTCTGACAGACTCGCTGGTGTCAAAGGCTGGTATCATCGCAGGATCCCGTGCCGGAGAGACCCGCTTCACTGACACAAGAAAAGATGAGCAGGAGCGCTGCATTACCATCAAGTCAAC cGCCATTTCCATGTACTACGAGCTCTCAGAGAATGACTTGGCCTTCATCAAGCAGTGCAAAGATGGTTCTGGATTTCTCATCAACCTGATTGACTCACCTGGCCATGTTGACTTCTCTTCTGAGGTCACAGCTGCTCTCCGTGTAACTGATGGAGCCCTGGTCGTTGTGGACTGCGTGTCGG gtgtgtgtgtgcagacgGAGACTGTGCTCAGGCAGGCCATCGCTGAGCGCATCAAGCCGGTGCTGATGATGAACAAAATGGACCGGGCCCTTCTGGAGCTGCAGCTGGAGCCTGAGGATCTGTTCCAGACCTTCCAGCGCATCGTGGAGAACGTCAACGTCATCATCGCCACCTACGGAGAGGACGAGGGAGGACCCATGGGCCATATCATG ATTGACCCAGTTATTGGAACTGTTGGCTTTGGGTCTGGGCTCCATGGATGGGCCTTCACTCTGAAGCAGTTTGCTGAGATGTATGTGATGAAGTTCGCAGCCAAGGGGGATGCACAATTGGGTCCTGCTGAGCGATGCAAGAAGGTGGAGGACATGATGAAGAAGCTGTGGGGTGATCG GTTCTTTGACCCAGCCACTGGCAAGTTCAGCAAGTCTGCCACTGCCCCTGATGGAAAGAAAATCCCCCGTACCTTTTCTCAGCTTGTCTTGGACCCCATCTTTAAG GTGTTTGACGCCATCATGAACTTCAAGAAAGAGGAGACGGCCAAGTTGATTGAGAAGCTGGACATAAAGCTGGATGCGGAGGACCGGGAGAAGGAGGGCAAGCCCCTGCTGAAGGCTGTGATGCGTCGCTGGCTGCCTGCTGGAGAGGCCCTGCTTCAGATGATCACCATCCACCTGCCCTCCCCTGTCACCGCCCAGAAGTACCGCTGTGAGCTGCTCTATGAGGGACCTGGTGATGATGAAGCTGCCATGG GTATCAAGAACTGTGACCCCAAGGCTCCCTTGATGATGTACATCTCCAAGATGGTGCCCACCACCGATAAGGGTCGCTTCTACGCCTTTGGCCGTGTGTTTTCTGGCTGCGTTTCCTCTGGCCAGAAGGTGCGCATTATGGGACCAAACTTCACCCCTGGAAAGAAGGATGACCTCTACCTTAAACCAATTCAGAG GACCATTCTGATGATGGGGCGTTACATTGAGCCTATTGAGGACGTGCCATGTGGGAACATAGTTGGTCTGGTTGGAGTGGACCAGTTCCTGGTGAAGACCGGGACCATCACTACCTTCGAGCAGGCCCACAACATGAGGGTGATGAAGTTCAGCGTCAGCCCTGTGGTGAGAGTGGCGGTGGAGGCCAAGAACCCGGCTGACCTACCCAAGCTGGTGGAGGGCCTGAAGCGCCTGGCCAAGTCTGATCCCATGGTGCAGTGCATCATCGAGGAGTCCGGAGAGCACATCATCGCCGGGGCTGGAGAGCTGCATCTGGAGATCTGCCTCAAGGATCTGGAGGAGGATCACGCCTGCATTCCATTGAAG AAATCTGACCCAGTGGTGTCCTACAGGGAGACTGTGTCTGAGGAGTCTGACCAGATGTGCCTGTCCAAGTCTCCCAACAAGCACAACCGTCTGTACATGAAGGCCCGGCCCTTCCCAGACGGCCTTGCCGAGGATATTGAGAAGGGTGACGTCACCGCCCGACAGGAAATGAAGGTCCGTGCTCGTTTCCTGGCCGACAAGTACGAGTGGGATGTGGCTGAGGCTCGTAAGATCTGGTGCTTCGGCCCAGACGGTACCGGGCCCAACCTGCTGATGGACGTGACCAAAGGAGTCCAGTACCTGAACGAGATCAAGGACAGCGTGGTGGCTGGCTTCCAGTGGGCCACCAAGGAG GGAGCCCTGTGTGAGGAGAACATGCGTGCCATCCGCTTTGACGTCCATGACGTGACACTCCACACAGATGCCATCCACCGTGGTGGTGGTCAGATCATTCCAACTGCCCGGAGAGTGCTGTACGCCTGCCAGCTGACGGCCCAGCCCAGACTCATGGAGCCGGTCTACTTGGTGGAGATACAG TGTCCTGAGCAGGTGGTGGGAGGCATCTACGGTGTGCTGAACAGGAAGCGTGGTCATGTGTTTGAGGAGTCTCAGGTCATGGGAACCCCTATGTTTGTTGTCAAGGCCTACCTGCCTGTCAACGAGTCGTTCG GTTTCACTGCTGACCTGCGCTCCAACACTGGTGGCCAGGCCTTCCCccagtgtgtgtttgaccaCTGGCAGATCCTCCAGGGAGATCCTCATGATGCTTCCTCCAAGATCGCCCAGATTGTGGCTGAGACGCGTAAACGCAAGGGGCTTAAGGAGGGCATTCCTGCGCTGGATAACTATCTGGACAAATTGTAG
- the LOC105011544 gene encoding elongation factor 2 isoform X3, whose translation MMNKMDRALLELQLEPEDLFQTFQRIVENVNVIIATYGEDEGGPMGHIMIDPVIGTVGFGSGLHGWAFTLKQFAEMYVMKFAAKGDAQLGPAERCKKVEDMMKKLWGDRFFDPATGKFSKSATAPDGKKIPRTFSQLVLDPIFKVFDAIMNFKKEETAKLIEKLDIKLDAEDREKEGKPLLKAVMRRWLPAGEALLQMITIHLPSPVTAQKYRCELLYEGPGDDEAAMGIKNCDPKAPLMMYISKMVPTTDKGRFYAFGRVFSGCVSSGQKVRIMGPNFTPGKKDDLYLKPIQRTILMMGRYIEPIEDVPCGNIVGLVGVDQFLVKTGTITTFEQAHNMRVMKFSVSPVVRVAVEAKNPADLPKLVEGLKRLAKSDPMVQCIIEESGEHIIAGAGELHLEICLKDLEEDHACIPLKKSDPVVSYRETVSEESDQMCLSKSPNKHNRLYMKARPFPDGLAEDIEKGDVTARQEMKVRARFLADKYEWDVAEARKIWCFGPDGTGPNLLMDVTKGVQYLNEIKDSVVAGFQWATKEGALCEENMRAIRFDVHDVTLHTDAIHRGGGQIIPTARRVLYACQLTAQPRLMEPVYLVEIQCPEQVVGGIYGVLNRKRGHVFEESQVMGTPMFVVKAYLPVNESFGFTADLRSNTGGQAFPQCVFDHWQILQGDPHDASSKIAQIVAETRKRKGLKEGIPALDNYLDKL comes from the exons ATGATGAACAAAATGGACCGGGCCCTTCTGGAGCTGCAGCTGGAGCCTGAGGATCTGTTCCAGACCTTCCAGCGCATCGTGGAGAACGTCAACGTCATCATCGCCACCTACGGAGAGGACGAGGGAGGACCCATGGGCCATATCATG ATTGACCCAGTTATTGGAACTGTTGGCTTTGGGTCTGGGCTCCATGGATGGGCCTTCACTCTGAAGCAGTTTGCTGAGATGTATGTGATGAAGTTCGCAGCCAAGGGGGATGCACAATTGGGTCCTGCTGAGCGATGCAAGAAGGTGGAGGACATGATGAAGAAGCTGTGGGGTGATCG GTTCTTTGACCCAGCCACTGGCAAGTTCAGCAAGTCTGCCACTGCCCCTGATGGAAAGAAAATCCCCCGTACCTTTTCTCAGCTTGTCTTGGACCCCATCTTTAAG GTGTTTGACGCCATCATGAACTTCAAGAAAGAGGAGACGGCCAAGTTGATTGAGAAGCTGGACATAAAGCTGGATGCGGAGGACCGGGAGAAGGAGGGCAAGCCCCTGCTGAAGGCTGTGATGCGTCGCTGGCTGCCTGCTGGAGAGGCCCTGCTTCAGATGATCACCATCCACCTGCCCTCCCCTGTCACCGCCCAGAAGTACCGCTGTGAGCTGCTCTATGAGGGACCTGGTGATGATGAAGCTGCCATGG GTATCAAGAACTGTGACCCCAAGGCTCCCTTGATGATGTACATCTCCAAGATGGTGCCCACCACCGATAAGGGTCGCTTCTACGCCTTTGGCCGTGTGTTTTCTGGCTGCGTTTCCTCTGGCCAGAAGGTGCGCATTATGGGACCAAACTTCACCCCTGGAAAGAAGGATGACCTCTACCTTAAACCAATTCAGAG GACCATTCTGATGATGGGGCGTTACATTGAGCCTATTGAGGACGTGCCATGTGGGAACATAGTTGGTCTGGTTGGAGTGGACCAGTTCCTGGTGAAGACCGGGACCATCACTACCTTCGAGCAGGCCCACAACATGAGGGTGATGAAGTTCAGCGTCAGCCCTGTGGTGAGAGTGGCGGTGGAGGCCAAGAACCCGGCTGACCTACCCAAGCTGGTGGAGGGCCTGAAGCGCCTGGCCAAGTCTGATCCCATGGTGCAGTGCATCATCGAGGAGTCCGGAGAGCACATCATCGCCGGGGCTGGAGAGCTGCATCTGGAGATCTGCCTCAAGGATCTGGAGGAGGATCACGCCTGCATTCCATTGAAG AAATCTGACCCAGTGGTGTCCTACAGGGAGACTGTGTCTGAGGAGTCTGACCAGATGTGCCTGTCCAAGTCTCCCAACAAGCACAACCGTCTGTACATGAAGGCCCGGCCCTTCCCAGACGGCCTTGCCGAGGATATTGAGAAGGGTGACGTCACCGCCCGACAGGAAATGAAGGTCCGTGCTCGTTTCCTGGCCGACAAGTACGAGTGGGATGTGGCTGAGGCTCGTAAGATCTGGTGCTTCGGCCCAGACGGTACCGGGCCCAACCTGCTGATGGACGTGACCAAAGGAGTCCAGTACCTGAACGAGATCAAGGACAGCGTGGTGGCTGGCTTCCAGTGGGCCACCAAGGAG GGAGCCCTGTGTGAGGAGAACATGCGTGCCATCCGCTTTGACGTCCATGACGTGACACTCCACACAGATGCCATCCACCGTGGTGGTGGTCAGATCATTCCAACTGCCCGGAGAGTGCTGTACGCCTGCCAGCTGACGGCCCAGCCCAGACTCATGGAGCCGGTCTACTTGGTGGAGATACAG TGTCCTGAGCAGGTGGTGGGAGGCATCTACGGTGTGCTGAACAGGAAGCGTGGTCATGTGTTTGAGGAGTCTCAGGTCATGGGAACCCCTATGTTTGTTGTCAAGGCCTACCTGCCTGTCAACGAGTCGTTCG GTTTCACTGCTGACCTGCGCTCCAACACTGGTGGCCAGGCCTTCCCccagtgtgtgtttgaccaCTGGCAGATCCTCCAGGGAGATCCTCATGATGCTTCCTCCAAGATCGCCCAGATTGTGGCTGAGACGCGTAAACGCAAGGGGCTTAAGGAGGGCATTCCTGCGCTGGATAACTATCTGGACAAATTGTAG